Proteins co-encoded in one Bradyrhizobium sp. 170 genomic window:
- a CDS encoding nuclear transport factor 2 family protein: MSEHENRQLVEQAYATFKAGDIPTLLQSMSDDITWQMPEVENVPFAGKRQGLDAVGEFFSTLASLQDARSFEPREFIAQGDKVVVLGHYAWEVKANGRTYESDFAHVFTVRGGQIVAFHEYTDTAAAAKAFR, encoded by the coding sequence ATGAGCGAACATGAGAACCGACAGCTTGTCGAGCAGGCTTACGCCACCTTCAAAGCCGGCGACATCCCGACGCTGTTGCAATCCATGTCAGACGACATCACGTGGCAGATGCCAGAGGTTGAGAACGTGCCTTTTGCCGGCAAGCGACAGGGGCTCGACGCGGTCGGCGAGTTCTTTTCGACGCTCGCCAGTTTGCAGGATGCGCGTTCATTCGAGCCACGTGAATTCATTGCACAGGGCGACAAGGTCGTCGTGCTCGGTCACTACGCCTGGGAGGTCAAAGCCAACGGGCGCACCTACGAGAGCGACTTCGCGCACGTCTTCACCGTCCGCGGCGGCCAGATCGTAGCCTTTCATGAGTACACGGACACAGCCGCGGCCGCCAAAGCGTTTCGTTAA
- a CDS encoding nuclear transport factor 2 family protein, translating to MSLAEDARGAVEKAYTAWDAAFNKQDAKAVAATYVPGAKLMPPTHQVASGPAEIEKFWAGLFANGVTGHKLEIIDAGGDDKVVFGTAKWSATGKDKDGKPAPLSGLATHVFERQADGSLKLRLQTFN from the coding sequence GTGTCCCTCGCCGAGGACGCCAGAGGCGCGGTCGAGAAGGCATACACAGCATGGGATGCCGCATTTAACAAGCAAGACGCGAAGGCCGTCGCTGCCACGTATGTCCCCGGCGCCAAGCTGATGCCGCCGACGCACCAAGTCGCGTCGGGGCCAGCGGAAATCGAGAAGTTCTGGGCCGGGCTCTTCGCGAATGGCGTGACGGGCCACAAGCTGGAGATCATCGACGCCGGCGGAGACGATAAGGTCGTTTTCGGCACGGCCAAGTGGAGCGCAACCGGGAAGGACAAGGACGGCAAGCCGGCGCCACTCAGTGGGCTCGCGACGCACGTATTCGAGCGCCAAGCGGATGGTTCGCTAAAGCTGAGACTTCAGACGTTCAACTGA
- a CDS encoding YiiX/YebB-like N1pC/P60 family cysteine hydrolase — MGSLFDNVGRFLARLQQPANREPFAPNDMTALRETLRPGDVLLVEGKGRISGSIKYLTQSVWSHSALYVGPMAGTETEAEPHVLIEANIEEGVVSAPLSKYLHCRTRICRPVGLTQADCETVCRYASERIGLGYDFKNVIDLMRYLFPGPTAQRWRRRTVTLGSGDASRIICSSLIAQAFDAVRYPVLPEIKRVEGQTGRHEVAEIRHSSFYAPRDFDISPYFMVVKPTLARGFNYKDMRWADLAQIHAAQVTLAPEKGDSDEWSEYADFPQCAILTA; from the coding sequence ATGGGCTCGCTGTTCGACAATGTCGGACGCTTTCTCGCTCGGCTGCAGCAGCCAGCCAACCGTGAGCCGTTCGCTCCAAACGACATGACGGCTTTACGCGAGACCCTTCGACCTGGCGATGTTCTGCTGGTCGAGGGCAAAGGCCGTATCTCCGGCAGCATCAAATATCTCACTCAGTCGGTTTGGTCGCATTCGGCGCTGTACGTAGGGCCGATGGCCGGCACAGAAACCGAGGCCGAACCCCATGTCCTGATCGAAGCCAATATCGAAGAAGGAGTCGTGTCGGCGCCGCTGTCGAAATATCTGCATTGCCGAACCCGCATCTGCCGGCCGGTGGGCCTCACCCAAGCGGACTGCGAGACCGTCTGCCGTTACGCTTCCGAACGCATCGGTCTTGGCTACGACTTTAAGAACGTCATCGACCTGATGCGGTATCTCTTTCCAGGTCCGACGGCGCAACGTTGGCGCCGCCGAACGGTCACGCTCGGCTCCGGCGATGCCAGCCGCATCATCTGTTCTTCGCTGATTGCGCAAGCTTTCGACGCCGTGCGTTATCCGGTCCTGCCCGAGATCAAGCGCGTCGAGGGCCAGACGGGGCGGCACGAAGTTGCCGAGATCCGTCACTCATCTTTTTATGCGCCACGCGATTTCGATATTTCGCCCTACTTCATGGTCGTCAAGCCCACGCTCGCGCGCGGCTTTAATTACAAAGACATGCGTTGGGCCGATCTTGCCCAAATTCATGCCGCGCAGGTCACGCTCGCTCCAGAGAAAGGCGATAGCGATGAGTGGTCCGAGTACGCCGACTTTCCCCAGTGCGCGATCCTCACGGCGTAG
- a CDS encoding peroxiredoxin, with protein sequence MALQIGAVAPDFEAQTTEGKINFHDWIGNSWALLFSHPKDFTPVCTTELGALAKLKPEFDKRGVKLMGLSVDPVDRHSKWSEDIKETQGAAPNYPMIGDTDYNVSKLYDMLPASTSGDPLTRTPADNQTVRNVFIIGPDKKIKLVLVYPMTTGRNFAEILRVIDSLQMTAKHRVATPADWKQGEDVIIAGSVSDDEAKTIYPAGWKAPKPYIRIVPQPK encoded by the coding sequence ATGGCACTCCAGATTGGCGCAGTCGCCCCCGATTTCGAAGCCCAGACCACCGAAGGAAAGATCAACTTCCACGACTGGATCGGCAATAGCTGGGCGCTTTTGTTCTCGCACCCGAAGGATTTCACGCCGGTTTGCACCACCGAACTCGGCGCTCTCGCGAAGTTGAAGCCGGAATTCGACAAGCGCGGCGTCAAGCTGATGGGCCTGAGCGTCGATCCCGTCGACCGGCATTCAAAATGGTCCGAGGACATCAAGGAGACGCAAGGTGCGGCGCCGAACTATCCGATGATCGGCGACACCGATTACAACGTCTCCAAGCTCTACGACATGCTGCCGGCTTCAACGTCGGGCGATCCGCTCACGCGCACGCCCGCCGACAACCAGACCGTCCGCAACGTCTTCATCATCGGGCCGGACAAGAAGATCAAGCTGGTGCTGGTCTATCCGATGACGACGGGCCGCAATTTCGCGGAAATCCTGCGCGTGATCGACTCCCTGCAGATGACGGCCAAGCATCGCGTCGCGACGCCTGCCGACTGGAAACAGGGTGAGGACGTCATCATCGCGGGCTCCGTGTCCGACGACGAGGCGAAGACGATCTATCCCGCAGGCTGGAAGGCGCCGAAGCCCTACATCCGGATCGTGCCGCAGCCGAAGTGA
- a CDS encoding DUF2177 family protein, whose amino-acid sequence MNRYAALYLVTLIVIVPLDFLFLGVVAKDFFTSQVGNMLGEIKLAPAILFYLLYVAGVVIFVSGGQGATWQSTLLYGALFGFFCYATFDLTSLALLKHWSWPVAIVDIAWGAFVTAVSSTAGLLVANWLVPRG is encoded by the coding sequence GTGAACCGATACGCCGCGCTCTATCTGGTGACGCTGATCGTCATCGTGCCCCTTGATTTTCTGTTCCTTGGCGTCGTCGCCAAGGACTTCTTCACCTCCCAGGTCGGCAACATGCTGGGCGAGATCAAGCTCGCACCCGCGATCCTGTTCTATCTGCTCTACGTCGCCGGCGTCGTGATCTTCGTCAGCGGCGGGCAGGGCGCTACCTGGCAATCGACGCTGCTGTATGGCGCGTTGTTCGGCTTCTTTTGCTATGCGACCTTCGACCTGACCTCGCTGGCGCTGCTCAAGCACTGGAGCTGGCCGGTCGCGATCGTCGACATCGCCTGGGGCGCATTCGTGACGGCGGTCTCGTCGACCGCCGGATTGCTCGTGGCGAATTGGCTGGTGCCGCGAGGCTAA
- a CDS encoding Cache 3/Cache 2 fusion domain-containing protein, whose translation MTTRSIGKFLPALKLRLGTKAVISAILLIAVNTALVVGAAHWSLTSEFGDRALRDIEVNLRTLGLAFAETYSDAKITLKDGAVARAEIAKMPEFKDHAIVDRAVGYTGGNATLFVYDEASNQFVRRTTNVKKENGDRAVGTQLAPDHPGQAVVRRGEAYKGPATLFGKTFMTAYYPIMNPAGKVVGLLYVGIPMAHYETMLSHAIQNMAIAAGIAALLVMLLTMLIVRRVTKPLTSVTASLTAIANGNADVEIDCEDRMDEIGEIARTLAVFKNNSVERRRMRDEQIAAAAAATEQRKTELRSFVDEFQTSVGSILDKVLSSSSEFERVARQLTETARTTAGLSGKSAGASETASEHVRTAATASDELSSSIAEITRRVQESNGIAADAVKQAAATDQRINELSEAGARIGDVVKLITSIAEQTNLLALNATIEAARAGDAGRGFAVVAQEVKSLAGQTAKATEEISSQIGNMQLATEESVSAIKAIGQTIERISDIATSISAAVEQQRGATQNIAQSVRAAASGTADVAANIRNAAQGADETGETSSRMFASAQNLSSESLHLKAEVEKFLDRVRAA comes from the coding sequence ATGACCACGCGATCTATTGGAAAGTTCCTGCCGGCGCTCAAGCTGCGGCTCGGTACCAAGGCCGTCATCTCGGCCATCCTGCTGATTGCGGTAAATACCGCGCTGGTGGTGGGGGCGGCCCATTGGTCGCTGACATCAGAATTCGGCGACAGGGCGCTGCGGGACATCGAAGTCAACCTGCGCACGCTGGGTCTGGCGTTTGCCGAGACCTACAGCGACGCCAAGATCACCCTCAAGGACGGGGCCGTCGCCCGCGCCGAAATTGCCAAGATGCCCGAGTTCAAGGACCACGCGATCGTCGATCGCGCGGTCGGCTATACCGGCGGCAACGCGACCCTGTTCGTTTATGACGAAGCCAGCAACCAGTTCGTCCGCCGCACCACCAACGTCAAGAAGGAGAACGGCGACCGCGCCGTCGGCACCCAGCTCGCCCCCGACCACCCCGGACAGGCGGTGGTGCGCCGCGGCGAGGCCTATAAGGGGCCGGCGACGCTGTTCGGCAAGACGTTCATGACGGCCTACTACCCGATCATGAATCCGGCCGGAAAGGTGGTCGGACTGCTCTATGTCGGCATTCCGATGGCGCACTACGAGACCATGCTGTCGCATGCCATCCAGAACATGGCGATCGCCGCCGGCATCGCAGCACTGCTCGTAATGCTGCTGACCATGCTGATCGTGCGCCGGGTGACCAAGCCGCTGACGTCGGTCACGGCCTCGCTCACCGCGATCGCCAACGGCAACGCCGATGTCGAGATCGATTGCGAAGACCGCATGGACGAGATCGGCGAGATTGCGCGTACTCTCGCAGTCTTCAAGAACAACTCGGTCGAACGTCGCCGGATGCGCGACGAGCAGATTGCGGCTGCCGCCGCCGCAACCGAGCAGCGCAAGACTGAATTGCGGAGCTTCGTCGACGAGTTCCAGACCAGCGTCGGCAGCATCCTCGACAAGGTGCTGAGCTCCTCCAGCGAATTCGAGCGCGTCGCGCGGCAACTCACCGAGACCGCGCGGACCACGGCCGGCCTGTCGGGCAAGTCGGCCGGCGCTTCGGAAACTGCCTCCGAGCATGTCCGCACCGCGGCGACCGCCTCGGACGAACTCTCCAGCTCGATCGCCGAAATCACCCGCCGGGTCCAGGAATCGAACGGGATCGCGGCCGACGCCGTCAAGCAGGCGGCCGCCACCGACCAGCGCATCAACGAATTGTCGGAAGCGGGCGCGCGGATCGGCGACGTGGTGAAGCTGATCACTTCGATTGCCGAGCAGACCAATTTGCTGGCGCTCAACGCCACCATCGAGGCGGCGCGGGCAGGGGACGCCGGCCGCGGCTTTGCCGTGGTGGCGCAGGAGGTCAAGAGCCTCGCCGGCCAGACCGCGAAGGCGACCGAGGAGATCTCCAGCCAGATCGGCAACATGCAGCTTGCGACCGAAGAGTCGGTCAGCGCGATCAAGGCGATCGGCCAGACCATCGAACGCATCAGCGATATCGCCACCTCGATCTCGGCGGCGGTCGAGCAGCAGCGCGGCGCGACCCAGAACATCGCCCAGAGCGTTCGCGCAGCGGCGAGCGGAACGGCCGATGTCGCGGCCAACATCCGCAACGCCGCGCAGGGCGCCGACGAGACCGGCGAGACGTCGAGCCGAATGTTTGCGTCCGCACAGAATCTGTCGAGCGAGAGCCTGCATCTGAAGGCCGAGGTCGAGAAATTCCTCGACCGCGTCCGCGCCGCCTGA
- a CDS encoding DMT family transporter — translation MTGDLEKMAARAAPAIFVVLWSTGFIGTKYVLRDAEPLTYLAIRMAFVVGLMAIIVAVARPPWPDRIGVAHSAVAGILVHGIYLGGTAIAIAHSIPAGLSALIPGLQPILTSTLASRWLGERVTPLQWSGLLLGLAGVVLILHDRPMGGEAGWGWLASAISLVSITLGTLYQRRYCSEIDWRSGNLVQYIAVTIFFGLGAWLFETNVVHWTTEFMLALAWLAVVLSIGSIGLLYWLIRRSAATSVASLFYLVPAVTSLMAYVLFGEKLDAVSIVGMIACAAAVLVVNRRSV, via the coding sequence ATGACGGGCGACCTTGAAAAAATGGCCGCGCGCGCTGCGCCGGCGATCTTCGTCGTGCTGTGGAGCACGGGCTTCATCGGCACCAAATATGTGCTGCGCGATGCGGAGCCGCTGACCTATCTCGCGATCCGTATGGCGTTTGTTGTGGGATTGATGGCGATCATCGTGGCGGTCGCGCGGCCACCCTGGCCGGATCGCATCGGTGTCGCGCACAGCGCCGTCGCCGGCATTCTGGTGCATGGAATCTATCTCGGCGGCACGGCGATCGCGATCGCGCATTCGATTCCGGCGGGGCTCTCGGCCTTGATTCCGGGCTTGCAGCCGATCCTCACCTCGACGCTCGCGAGCCGCTGGCTCGGCGAACGCGTCACGCCGCTGCAATGGAGCGGATTGCTGCTCGGGCTCGCCGGCGTCGTGCTGATCCTGCACGACAGGCCGATGGGCGGGGAGGCGGGCTGGGGATGGCTCGCCTCGGCCATCTCTCTGGTCAGCATCACGCTCGGCACGCTGTACCAGCGCCGCTACTGCAGCGAGATCGACTGGCGTTCCGGCAATCTCGTGCAATACATCGCCGTGACGATTTTCTTCGGCCTCGGCGCATGGCTGTTCGAGACCAATGTGGTGCACTGGACCACCGAGTTCATGCTGGCGCTGGCCTGGCTTGCCGTGGTGCTGTCGATCGGATCGATCGGGCTGCTGTACTGGCTGATCCGCCGCTCGGCCGCGACATCGGTGGCGAGCTTGTTCTATCTGGTCCCGGCGGTAACGTCGCTGATGGCGTATGTGCTGTTCGGCGAGAAGCTCGACGCGGTTTCTATTGTCGGCATGATCGCCTGTGCCGCCGCGGTGCTGGTGGTCAATCGCCGCTCAGTTTGA
- a CDS encoding diguanylate cyclase, translating to MTLASLAGFAVVAATGLQMPPAWANLDLVGLAIPLCFLALKMRLQRDTRLAELRRMRVIDAERTAELRKANIRLSELSNTDSLTGAFNRRYLDQFVQQSSISIAPAPWQGVLMIDVDHFKLFNDHGGHAEGDRCLKQIAEALRHAMRSEDDLVIRYGGEEFAVILQDADLTEARQAAERLRKAVHDLKIPHPGLGPGRTVSISIGACAVAPEESISDALTRADKLLYEAKQAGRDRVTA from the coding sequence GTGACGCTGGCTTCGCTCGCCGGGTTTGCCGTCGTGGCCGCCACCGGACTGCAGATGCCTCCGGCATGGGCCAACCTCGATCTCGTTGGCCTCGCCATCCCGCTCTGCTTCCTCGCCCTGAAAATGCGATTGCAGCGTGACACGCGGCTGGCCGAACTGCGCCGCATGCGCGTGATCGACGCCGAGCGCACCGCCGAGCTTCGCAAGGCGAACATCCGGCTGTCGGAGCTATCCAACACCGATTCCCTGACCGGCGCATTCAATCGCCGTTACCTCGACCAGTTCGTGCAGCAATCGTCCATTTCGATCGCCCCCGCGCCCTGGCAAGGCGTGCTGATGATCGACGTCGACCATTTCAAGCTGTTCAACGATCATGGTGGACACGCCGAAGGCGATCGCTGCCTGAAGCAGATTGCCGAGGCGCTTCGCCACGCCATGCGCTCCGAGGATGATCTGGTGATCCGCTACGGCGGCGAGGAATTCGCGGTCATCCTGCAAGACGCCGACCTGACCGAGGCGCGGCAGGCGGCAGAACGCCTGCGCAAGGCCGTGCACGATCTGAAAATTCCGCACCCGGGCCTTGGGCCGGGCCGCACGGTTTCGATCAGCATCGGCGCCTGCGCGGTCGCACCGGAAGAAAGCATCAGCGATGCCCTCACCCGCGCCGACAAACTGCTTTATGAGGCAAAACAGGCCGGCCGGGATCGCGTCACCGCTTGA
- a CDS encoding recombinase family protein — protein MAATVRAALYLRVSTGRQADSDLSIPDQRRQAKGYCASRGWEIVSDYVEPGASATDDRRPEFQRMIDAATVKPPAFEVILVHSFSRFFRDQFQLEFYVRRLAKSGVRLVSITQELGDDTMSNMIRQIMALFDEYQSKENAKHTLRAMKENARQGFWNGALPPIGYRIVEAAEQRGHRTKKTLEIDPIQAETVRLIFRLAREGNGSSGAMGVKSIAKHLNEAGIRTRDGGRWGIDAVHKVLTRTTYTGRHRFNTKYWKTRERKPEAEVVEMAVPPIIEVGRI, from the coding sequence ATGGCTGCAACGGTTCGGGCGGCTCTCTACCTGCGGGTCTCGACGGGACGGCAAGCCGATAGCGATCTCTCTATCCCGGATCAGCGCCGCCAGGCGAAGGGCTATTGCGCATCGCGTGGGTGGGAGATTGTCTCCGACTATGTCGAGCCGGGCGCGTCTGCGACCGACGATCGGCGGCCGGAGTTCCAGCGCATGATCGACGCGGCGACGGTCAAGCCGCCGGCGTTCGAGGTGATCCTGGTCCACAGCTTCAGCCGCTTCTTCCGCGACCAGTTCCAGCTTGAGTTCTACGTCCGCCGGCTCGCCAAGAGCGGCGTGCGTCTGGTGTCGATCACGCAAGAGCTCGGCGACGATACGATGAGCAACATGATCCGCCAGATCATGGCGCTGTTCGACGAATATCAGTCCAAGGAGAACGCCAAGCATACGCTGCGGGCGATGAAGGAGAATGCACGGCAAGGCTTCTGGAACGGCGCGCTGCCGCCGATTGGTTACCGCATCGTGGAAGCCGCCGAGCAGCGCGGCCACCGCACCAAGAAGACATTGGAGATTGATCCGATCCAGGCCGAAACCGTGCGGCTGATCTTCCGGCTGGCCCGCGAGGGAAACGGTTCATCGGGGGCGATGGGCGTCAAGTCAATTGCCAAACACTTGAACGAAGCCGGCATCCGAACGCGTGACGGTGGACGCTGGGGCATTGACGCCGTGCACAAGGTGCTGACGCGTACGACGTACACCGGCCGCCACCGCTTCAACACCAAATATTGGAAGACCCGCGAACGCAAACCGGAGGCCGAGGTGGTCGAAATGGCGGTGCCGCCGATCATCGAGGTCGGCCGAATTTGA